One Sus scrofa isolate TJ Tabasco breed Duroc chromosome 10, Sscrofa11.1, whole genome shotgun sequence genomic window carries:
- the LOC106505222 gene encoding uncharacterized protein LOC106505222 produces the protein MNTCFIQVWWSSVFHFLVLSLATTFWFGDTGFSPHRSESIVSPPPAFETVTVSPAAAFSGSPGFASWLFYKWFEALESCTLPRRRRYAPGVCCPLQSACPGGRVSAQLLPELLASSPASCCSGLCVARSYLPISTLCPFSAHRCLQEADPADGVTSARWHQPPLGSQEGAGSREERLPVEPGGIYRSSLAPSATLPPEQRPCDSGRAQLTREQHDAETRVLFVTAAHRLRQEGASAPPLPTERAPPPALPQSPGPATLLRPGGGAEQRRDHPSAQGEPGSDAQPAEVPSARAEVPPSPPTLAEVRTAVPRG, from the exons ATGAACACTTGCTTCATCCAAGTCTGGTGGTCATCA gtttttcattttctggtcCTTTCTTTGGCCACCACATTCTGGTTTGGTGACACTGGTTTTTCCCCTCATCGCAGCGAAAGTATCGTTTCACCGCCTCCCGCCTTTGAAACTGTTACCGTCTCACCAGCAGCTGCCTTTTCAGGGTCCCCTGGTTTTGCCTCCTGGCTGTTTTATAAGTGGTTTGAGGCCCTGGAGTCCTGCACATTGCCCCGACGTCGTCGGTACGCGCCGGGCGTCTGCTGCCCCCTGCAGTCTGCCTGCCCTGGTGGCCGTGTCTCCGCCCAGCTCCTTCCGGAGCTCCTGGCCTCCTCGCCGgcctcctgctgctctggcctCTGTGTCGCTCGTTCCTATTTGCCCATATCCACGCTGTGCCCGTTCTCTGCCCACCGCTGTCTCCAGGAAGCTGACCCTGCAGACGGGGTCACCTCGGCTCGGTGGCATCAGCCACCCCTGGGGTCACAGGAAGGCgcggggagcagagaggagaggctGCCAG TGGAGCCTGGTGGGATTTACCGGAGCAGCCTGGCTCCCTCTGCGACCCTCCCTCCAGAACAGCGGCCCTGTGACTCCGGGAGGGCGCAGCTCACCAGAGAACAACACGATGCTGAGACCCGGGTACTGTTTGTCACCGCAGCACACAGACTG CGGCAGGAAGGAGCTTCGGCGCCGCCTCTCCCCACCGAACGTGCCCCGCCTCCCGCGCTCCCTCAGTCCCCCGGCCCCGCGACCCTCCTCCGGCCGGGAGGGGGCGCCGAGCAACGGCGAGACCATCCGTCGGCACAGGGGGAGCCCGGAAGTGACGCGCAGCCGGCGGAAGTCCCGTCCGCCCGGGCGGAAGTCCCGCCCTCGCCGCCCACCCTGGCGGAAGTCCGGACCGCTGTCCCTCGTGGCTAG